A genomic segment from Clostridium pasteurianum BC1 encodes:
- a CDS encoding MgtC/SapB family protein: MLYIHDFIKILIACVLGGIIGYQRQKKGMSMGMRTHIIVCVSSTLVQIISIDYNVLNKSNADVMRLGAQVISGIGFLGMASIIKEGGNVVGLTTAASVWFIACVGLAAGSGLYVPAAIATVIVYFILRDVFKIDKRIKKIKGDDNSYELEIVLNGVIADSNKINVIFNTITKEKFKISSINVNTEDRSNITIYMNVTLPPNKDANDILNKLLKYEYVKKICIM; this comes from the coding sequence TTATATATACATGATTTTATAAAAATATTGATTGCCTGTGTTTTAGGTGGAATAATAGGCTATCAAAGGCAGAAAAAAGGTATGTCTATGGGTATGAGGACACATATTATTGTTTGTGTCAGTTCCACTTTAGTACAAATAATATCCATAGATTATAATGTCTTAAATAAAAGTAACGCAGATGTAATGAGACTTGGAGCACAGGTTATATCTGGAATTGGATTTTTGGGAATGGCAAGTATAATTAAAGAAGGCGGGAATGTTGTAGGATTGACAACAGCAGCAAGTGTATGGTTTATTGCATGTGTTGGTTTGGCTGCTGGAAGTGGCCTTTATGTTCCAGCAGCAATTGCTACAGTAATTGTTTATTTTATTCTTAGAGATGTATTTAAAATAGATAAGAGAATAAAAAAGATTAAAGGAGATGATAATAGCTATGAATTAGAAATTGTGTTAAATGGTGTTATTGCTGATAGTAATAAAATAAATGTAATTTTTAATACTATAACTAAAGAAAAATTTAAAATTTCTTCAATAAATGTAAACACAGAAGATAGGAGTAATATAACAATCTATATGAATGTAACTTTGCCCCCAAATAAAGACGCTAATGATATATTGAATAAATTGCTTAAATATGAATATGTTAAAAAGATTTGTATAATGTAA